A single genomic interval of Pyrobaculum arsenaticum DSM 13514 harbors:
- a CDS encoding NAD-dependent epimerase/dehydratase family protein encodes MKIVVTGGAGFIGSHVAAHLKSRGFDVVAVDSLERASGLGRLRAAGVPLVVADLRRDELPRGDAVVHAAAYISVEESWEKPYEYMWNNAAVTAKVGKEALRMGAYLVYLSSAAVYGNPVYTPIDEEHPTRPTSPYGLSKLAGEEALALLQSAGLKYAVARLFNVYGPGQTGPYAGVITKFIERARAGLPPVIFGSGEQTRDFIHVLDVARFVETLVEKGAQGVFNVGTGRAVSIKELAHAVMKLAGIGGEPIYASPRPGDIAHSVANIKKARGLGWEPKITLEEGLAQLWGSAHLVDSN; translated from the coding sequence GGCGGTGGATAGCTTGGAGAGGGCCTCCGGCCTCGGGCGGCTCAGAGCCGCCGGGGTGCCTCTCGTGGTCGCCGACTTGCGCCGCGACGAGCTTCCGCGGGGGGACGCCGTTGTACACGCCGCGGCGTATATCAGTGTCGAGGAGAGCTGGGAGAAGCCCTACGAGTACATGTGGAACAACGCCGCAGTCACGGCGAAGGTAGGCAAAGAGGCGTTGAGGATGGGCGCCTACCTAGTCTACCTCAGCTCAGCCGCCGTCTACGGCAACCCCGTCTACACCCCTATCGACGAGGAGCACCCGACCCGCCCCACCTCGCCGTACGGCCTCTCGAAGCTGGCCGGCGAGGAGGCCCTAGCCCTCCTCCAAAGCGCCGGCCTCAAATACGCTGTGGCGCGCCTCTTCAACGTCTACGGGCCTGGGCAGACGGGGCCATACGCCGGCGTTATCACGAAGTTTATTGAAAGAGCACGAGCCGGCCTTCCGCCGGTGATATTCGGCTCGGGGGAGCAGACCCGCGACTTCATCCACGTGCTAGACGTGGCGCGGTTCGTTGAGACCCTAGTGGAGAAAGGCGCCCAGGGCGTCTTCAACGTGGGGACAGGTCGGGCTGTGTCCATCAAGGAACTGGCCCACGCAGTAATGAAGCTCGCCGGCATAGGCGGCGAGCCGATATACGCGAGCCCGAGGCCAGGAGACATAGCGCACAGCGTAGCAAACATCAAGAAGGCCAGGGGCCTAGGCTGGGAGCCCAAGATTACGCTTGAGGAGGGACTAGCACAGCTGTGGGGCAGCGCCCATCTTGTAGATAGTAATTAA